CGAGGAGTCCGGGTGTCCGCGAACAGCATCACCCGCGCGATCAAGGACGAACGCGGACCGCTCACCCGCCGGATGGGCGTTGTCGGCGACGAGGGCGGATGTGGTCAGGTGGCGTCGAAACCCTCGGGGGCCTGCAGATCGTGCAGGCGACGACGCTGCCCGAACGCACCCGGTTGCGGCTGATCTCAGGAATCTCGGCCGGGCTGGTTCGATTCGCTGCCGACCTGTTGTCGGCGCGTGTTGTCGGCGCCTGGTGTCGAAGAACCGGAACGCGGGAGGCGCACACGATGCTTTCCCAGCACGAGCGACGCGCATTGTCCGACATCGAGGAACACCTGCGCGCGAGCGAACCCGAGCTGGTGCGCCTGCTGGAATGCTTCCATGCCTGGGCTCCGCCGCAACACCGCCGCCGCGGTGTCCGCCGCGTGGTCGGGCCGGCCGGGCTGGCACTGGGCGCCTTCCTGCTCGCCGTGGCGTTCACCGTGCGCAGCGCGGACGTGCTGCTGCTGGCTGTCACGATCCTGTTGGCGGACGCGGCCTGGTGGACCCTCCTCGCCGTGACGGCACTGGCCAGACAACGGATACTCAACAACCGCGAGTCTCATCGCCGGTGACTGCGGGCCAGGTGAAGTGAGGGCGGTGATCGACTGTGTGGGAGCGGCACATCGGGCGTGTCGTCGTCGGTGTGGACGACTCGCTCGCCGGGCTGCGGGCACTGCGCGAGGCCGTGGAGATGGCACGTCTGCGCGGCATGGAGGTGTGCGCGGTCCGCACGTATCCTCCCCCTCCGGAACCAGGAAGCGGAGGGTGGAACACCGGGACGGACGGGATGGATCCGCAATTCTTCGCAACGCAGGACCCCCGGTCGGCGCTCGAGAGAAACGCCCTGGCAGCGGCTCGGCATGCCTTCGACCAGGCGATGGGCGGTGTGCCACGTGACGTCGTGGTGTCCATCGAGACCGAGAGCGTTCCCCTCCACCAGGCGCTGGTGGCGGTCGCGTGCCGGGACGAGGACGTGCTCGTCGTCGCCGGACCGCGTCGACGTCACTCGTGGTGGCCGCCCCGACGGTCCGTTGCCCTGCGTTGCGTCACCCGGGCAGGGTGCCCGGTCCTGATCGTCCCCGCGCCACGTGGAGCACGCGAACCCGGCAGCCACTGGCAGCCCTGGCGCCGGTGGCAACGCCGACGGGAGTTGGACGCTCTCCTCGACGAACTCACCGCTTAGGGCCCCTGGCCACGG
This genomic interval from Streptacidiphilus rugosus AM-16 contains the following:
- a CDS encoding universal stress protein, whose amino-acid sequence is MWERHIGRVVVGVDDSLAGLRALREAVEMARLRGMEVCAVRTYPPPPEPGSGGWNTGTDGMDPQFFATQDPRSALERNALAAARHAFDQAMGGVPRDVVVSIETESVPLHQALVAVACRDEDVLVVAGPRRRHSWWPPRRSVALRCVTRAGCPVLIVPAPRGAREPGSHWQPWRRWQRRRELDALLDELTA
- a CDS encoding DUF3040 domain-containing protein, whose protein sequence is MWSGGVETLGGLQIVQATTLPERTRLRLISGISAGLVRFAADLLSARVVGAWCRRTGTREAHTMLSQHERRALSDIEEHLRASEPELVRLLECFHAWAPPQHRRRGVRRVVGPAGLALGAFLLAVAFTVRSADVLLLAVTILLADAAWWTLLAVTALARQRILNNRESHRR